The proteins below are encoded in one region of Saccopteryx leptura isolate mSacLep1 chromosome 1, mSacLep1_pri_phased_curated, whole genome shotgun sequence:
- the LOC136388506 gene encoding histone-lysine N-methyltransferase PRDM7-like produces MGDSEKARCPSVERNQDALLRTGLRAPWTALMVHRRQVTRPAVEDTEDSHEEWTGRQRAVSSCTNLGWRDILRWLTWNQLSCIMWKDQHLTQLWPPPALDKSPSQHIG; encoded by the exons ATGGGCGACTCGGAGAAGGCCCGCTGCCCCAGCGTGGAGAGGAACCAGGACGCGCTGCTGCGCACAG gcctcagagcccctTGGACCGCTTTAATGGTTCACCGCCGGCAGGTCACCAGACCTGcggtggaggacactgaggactcgcatgaagaatggactGGGAGGCAGCGAG ctgtgtcttcttgcactAATTTGggctggagagatatcttgagatggcTGACCTGGAACCAGTTGTCTTgtattatgtggaaggatcaacacctcacccagctatggccacctccagcactggataagTCACCTTCTCAG CATATAGGGTAA